From one Balaenoptera acutorostrata chromosome 6, mBalAcu1.1, whole genome shotgun sequence genomic stretch:
- the LOC103016342 gene encoding LOW QUALITY PROTEIN: MKI67 FHA domain-interacting nucleolar phosphoprotein-like (The sequence of the model RefSeq protein was modified relative to this genomic sequence to represent the inferred CDS: inserted 1 base in 1 codon; substituted 1 base at 1 genomic stop codon) gives MAALTGPAKPLLSLNPQEDTKFKKEVVQVCRRASKQQEKQKLTPGVIYVGHLPPSLYETQIXSIFSQFGTVTRFRLSRSTTTGNSKGYGFVEFESEDVAKIAAETMNNYLFGERLLKCHFIPPEKVHEKLFREWHMPFKRPSYPAVKRYNQNRTLLQKLRMEERFKKKEKSLRKRLAKKGIDYNFPSLVLHKNEENASNTGPQNSRKHQALRKKKKKEALVTPNNPEKTVDSQGPTPVCAPTFLEKRKSEVAKMNDGDKDNEIVFKQPISGVKEETKDTQTPTSSRKKRXKKSNQ, from the exons ATGGCGGCCTTGACTGGCCCGGCCAAGCCGCTCCTGTCCCTAAACCCGCAGGAGGATACCAAGTTTAAGAAGGAGGTGGTGCAGGTTTGCCGACGCGCAAGCAAGCAACAGGAGAAACAAAAACTTACTCCTGGAGTGATCTATGTGGGCCATTTACCTCCGTCGCTTTATGAAACCCAGA CGAGCATATTTTCCCAGTTTGGCACTGTTACAAGATTCAGACTGTCCAGGAGTACCACGACAGGAAATAGCAAAGGCTATGGTTTTGTGGAGTTTGAATCTGAAGATGTTGCCAAAATAGCTGCTGAAACGATGAACAACTACCTTTTTGGCGAAAGACTCTTGAAGTGTCATTTTATACCACctgaaaaagtacatgaaaaactTTTTAGAGAGTGGCATATGCCATTTAAAAGGCCATCATATCCAGCAGTGAAACGGTATAATCAGAATCGGACACTTCTTCAAAAGCTACGGATGGAAGAGCGatttaaaaagaaggagaagtCACTCAGGAAGAGATTGGCTAAGAAGGGAATTGATTATAACTTCCCTTCACTGGTCTtacataaaaatgaggaaaatgcttCAAACACTGGTCCTCAAAATTCCAGAAAGCACCAGGCTTTacgtaagaagaagaaaaaagaggcttTGGTCACTCCTAACAATCCTGAGAAGACTGTGGATAGCCAGGGCCCCACGCCGGTTTGTGCACCAACATTTTTGGAGAAACGAAAATCTGAAGTGGCTAAAATGAATGATGGTGATAAAGATAATGAGATAGTTTTCAAACAGCCCATATCTGgtgtaaaagaagaaacaaaagacacTCAGACGCCTACAAGctcaaggaaaaaaagatgaaaaaaaagcaaCCAGTAA